The Lewinellaceae bacterium genome has a segment encoding these proteins:
- a CDS encoding sigma-70 family RNA polymerase sigma factor — translation MRQLKITKSITNRESQSLEKYLQEIGKVDLLTPEEEVELAKRIKQGDQSALEKLTKANLRFVVSVAKQYQNQGLSLSDLINEGNLGLIKAAQRFDETRGFKFISYAVWWIRQSILQALAEQSRIVRLPLNKVGSLNKINRAFSELEQEFEREPSSDELAEVLEIPSNEVEMTLGVAARHVSMDAPFVDGEDNSLLDVLENSSTPKTDQELEYLESLRREIERSLSTLTDRQKDVIKLYFGIGVEHPMSLEDIGERFGLTRERVRQIKDKAINKLRSASRSKLLKHYLGS, via the coding sequence ATGAGACAGCTAAAGATTACGAAGTCTATCACCAATCGTGAGAGTCAGTCACTGGAAAAATATTTGCAGGAAATTGGGAAGGTAGATCTTCTTACCCCTGAGGAAGAGGTGGAGTTAGCCAAAAGAATCAAACAAGGGGATCAATCAGCGCTGGAAAAACTTACCAAAGCCAATCTCCGTTTTGTTGTTTCAGTGGCCAAACAATACCAAAACCAGGGACTTTCATTAAGTGACCTGATCAACGAAGGAAATTTGGGATTGATCAAAGCCGCACAACGTTTTGATGAAACAAGAGGATTTAAATTTATTTCCTATGCCGTTTGGTGGATTCGTCAGTCCATCCTGCAGGCGCTGGCCGAACAATCAAGAATCGTAAGGCTTCCTCTCAACAAGGTGGGGTCTCTCAATAAAATCAACCGGGCTTTTTCAGAACTGGAACAGGAATTCGAACGGGAACCCTCATCTGATGAGTTGGCAGAAGTGCTTGAAATCCCTTCCAATGAAGTTGAAATGACCCTTGGCGTAGCCGCACGACACGTATCCATGGATGCTCCATTTGTCGATGGAGAAGATAATTCATTGCTAGATGTGCTGGAAAACAGCAGTACTCCCAAAACAGACCAGGAACTGGAATATCTCGAATCTCTAAGAAGGGAGATCGAACGCTCTCTTTCTACGCTGACCGATCGTCAAAAAGATGTTATAAAATTATATTTCGGTATTGGCGTCGAACATCCAATGTCTCTGGAGGATATTGGTGAAAGATTTGGCCTTACCCGTGAAAGAGTAAGACAGATAAAAGATAAAGCTATCAATAAATTGCGGTCAGCTAGCCGCAGCAAATTACTTAAACACTATCTTGGTTCTTAA
- the dnaE gene encoding DNA polymerase III subunit alpha, with amino-acid sequence MSEFVHLHCHTQFSLLDGAASITGMMDKAKADGQKGVALTDHGNMFGAFKFVAEANKRGLKPMVGCEFYMVEDRHKKSFSRANGEKDNRYHQLLLAKNKQGYENISKLCSIGFIEGAYGKFPRIDKELLGKYSEGIIATSCCIGAEIPQAILQGKLEEAEELVKWWKERFGEDFYIELQRHRGLENIDGSGVSQEDINQELIKLARKYDLKIIATNDSHYVEEEDYAPHDVLLCINTGSLIAEPNRFKFPSSDFYFKTQAEMGTLFGDVPESIANTMEIFDKVDNLKLARDILLPAFPLPPGFKNQDEYLRHLTYQGAKKRYGTITPEIKERLDFELKVIEASGYPGYFLIVQDFTTTARQMGVAVGPGRGSAAGSAVAYCNGITNIDPIKYDLLFERFLNPERVSMPDIDIDFDDEGRQKVIDYVIDKYGRNQVAQIVTYGTMAARMSLRDVGRVMDIPLQEVDRVSKTFPSHLKATLNGVLSRGGIDPKLKGEMNGEDVEKANQFRQLAEYGGQVSEMIKTAMKLEGSVRNTGIHACGVVITPDEITKYVPVKADKDTGMLVTQFDNSVAEDAGLLKMDFLGLKTLSIIKDAVKMVEENHGVKLDVDTVDLEDQKTYELFQRGETIGIFQYESPGMQKHMKSLAPTTFEDLIAMNALYRPGPIEYIPEFIERKHGRSPITYDLPEMEEYLKETYGITVYQEQVMLLSQKLAKFTKGEADMLRKGMGKKKKDIIDALYPKFIEGGASFGHPKEVLDKIWKDWEAFASYAFNKSHSTCYAFIAFQTAYLKAHYPAEFMAAVLTRNKSDISKITFFLRECKQIGLTVLGPDINESVSDFSVNKQGHVRFGLSALKGVGEGPVEAILEEREKGAFNDIFDIMRRMSLRAVNKKVMESLITGGALDCFEGVERSQYFAPSEKYDTLIEHALKYGNAYQNQKIQSVNSLFGETGDIMIPEPKIPEQPPWPLIEQLNREKMVTGIYISGHPLDDYRLEIENFTTCELENIEKYKNRQSINVAGMLTNARHLVSKNGNGWGFFEISDYTNSVEFRLFGNDYQKHKHLLEPGKVLFLNGKFEQSWKGDEMEFKIKEISLLEGVASDKTDAITIKIPLSKVEPELIDSIDKLCKTHKGKHRLRIQLLDYNNKISLKMLSADRKVLADNEFIQELARLKLDYKLN; translated from the coding sequence ATGTCAGAATTCGTACACCTGCATTGCCACACTCAATTTTCTCTGCTCGATGGAGCCGCGAGTATTACCGGTATGATGGATAAAGCCAAGGCTGATGGCCAGAAAGGCGTGGCACTTACGGATCACGGCAATATGTTCGGTGCTTTTAAGTTCGTGGCGGAAGCCAATAAAAGAGGGCTGAAACCCATGGTGGGATGTGAATTTTACATGGTGGAAGACCGCCATAAAAAATCATTTTCCCGGGCCAATGGAGAAAAGGATAATCGCTATCACCAGTTATTACTCGCCAAAAACAAACAAGGGTACGAAAATATTTCAAAACTGTGTTCCATTGGGTTTATTGAAGGGGCCTATGGAAAATTCCCTCGAATTGATAAGGAATTGCTGGGGAAATATTCTGAGGGGATTATCGCTACGAGTTGTTGCATTGGTGCTGAAATTCCCCAGGCTATTTTGCAAGGAAAACTGGAGGAAGCCGAGGAGTTGGTGAAATGGTGGAAAGAACGGTTTGGAGAAGATTTTTATATCGAATTGCAGCGGCATCGCGGGTTGGAAAATATTGACGGTTCGGGTGTCAGCCAGGAGGATATCAATCAGGAGTTGATCAAATTGGCCAGGAAGTATGACCTCAAAATAATTGCCACCAACGATTCTCATTATGTGGAGGAAGAGGATTACGCTCCGCATGATGTATTGTTGTGCATCAATACTGGGAGCCTGATCGCCGAGCCTAATCGGTTTAAATTTCCGAGCTCTGATTTTTATTTCAAAACCCAGGCAGAGATGGGGACACTCTTTGGAGATGTGCCTGAATCCATTGCCAATACGATGGAAATTTTTGATAAGGTCGATAATCTTAAATTGGCCCGGGATATTTTGTTGCCTGCCTTTCCTTTGCCTCCCGGGTTTAAAAACCAGGACGAATATCTGCGTCATCTCACTTATCAAGGCGCCAAAAAACGTTATGGTACCATTACGCCTGAAATAAAGGAACGGCTGGATTTTGAGTTAAAAGTAATCGAGGCTTCGGGTTATCCCGGTTATTTCCTGATCGTGCAGGATTTTACCACTACCGCCAGGCAAATGGGGGTTGCGGTAGGACCCGGACGAGGGTCGGCAGCGGGTTCTGCAGTAGCTTATTGTAACGGGATCACCAATATCGATCCCATTAAGTACGACCTCCTGTTTGAGCGTTTTCTCAATCCGGAGCGTGTCTCTATGCCGGATATTGACATCGATTTTGATGATGAAGGCCGCCAAAAGGTGATCGACTATGTGATTGATAAATATGGCCGAAACCAGGTGGCCCAGATAGTCACTTATGGCACCATGGCCGCGCGAATGTCTCTTCGTGATGTTGGCCGGGTTATGGATATTCCCCTGCAGGAAGTGGATCGGGTGTCCAAAACGTTCCCGAGCCACCTTAAAGCTACCTTGAACGGGGTTTTGTCTCGTGGAGGCATTGATCCAAAACTCAAGGGCGAGATGAATGGGGAGGATGTGGAAAAAGCAAACCAGTTTCGGCAATTGGCAGAATATGGCGGGCAGGTATCGGAGATGATCAAGACGGCTATGAAGCTCGAAGGATCGGTTAGAAATACAGGGATTCATGCCTGTGGAGTAGTGATCACTCCTGATGAAATTACCAAATACGTTCCCGTCAAAGCAGATAAGGATACGGGCATGTTGGTGACTCAGTTTGATAACAGTGTTGCGGAAGACGCCGGATTGTTGAAAATGGACTTCCTGGGATTAAAAACCTTGTCCATTATCAAGGATGCCGTAAAAATGGTTGAAGAAAACCATGGGGTGAAACTCGACGTGGATACGGTTGACCTCGAGGATCAAAAGACTTATGAACTGTTCCAAAGAGGGGAAACCATCGGGATTTTTCAGTATGAGAGCCCCGGGATGCAAAAACACATGAAGAGCCTCGCGCCAACGACTTTTGAAGATCTCATCGCGATGAACGCATTGTATCGCCCTGGCCCGATAGAATACATCCCTGAATTTATTGAGCGTAAACACGGTCGGTCCCCGATCACCTATGACCTTCCCGAGATGGAGGAATATCTCAAGGAAACTTATGGGATTACAGTATATCAGGAGCAGGTGATGTTGCTCAGCCAAAAGCTGGCCAAGTTCACAAAAGGGGAGGCGGATATGCTTCGAAAAGGGATGGGAAAAAAGAAAAAAGACATCATCGATGCGCTTTACCCCAAATTTATTGAAGGCGGGGCTTCCTTTGGTCATCCTAAAGAAGTACTGGATAAAATATGGAAGGATTGGGAGGCATTCGCGTCCTATGCCTTTAATAAGTCGCATTCCACCTGTTATGCATTTATCGCCTTTCAGACGGCCTACCTAAAAGCCCATTATCCTGCTGAATTCATGGCTGCGGTCCTGACACGCAACAAAAGTGATATTTCAAAAATTACTTTTTTCCTGCGGGAATGCAAACAAATAGGTTTGACCGTATTGGGTCCCGATATCAATGAGAGTGTGTCAGACTTTTCAGTTAATAAACAGGGGCATGTACGTTTCGGTCTTTCTGCTTTAAAGGGAGTGGGAGAGGGCCCTGTTGAAGCCATCCTTGAAGAAAGGGAAAAAGGTGCTTTTAACGATATTTTTGATATCATGAGGAGGATGAGTCTCCGGGCGGTAAACAAAAAAGTCATGGAAAGCCTCATTACCGGCGGCGCATTGGATTGCTTCGAAGGTGTTGAGCGTTCCCAGTATTTTGCCCCTTCTGAAAAATACGATACCCTGATCGAACATGCATTGAAGTATGGAAATGCTTATCAGAATCAAAAGATACAATCGGTCAATTCTCTGTTTGGAGAAACAGGGGATATCATGATTCCTGAGCCTAAAATTCCGGAACAACCCCCCTGGCCCTTGATTGAACAGCTCAACCGGGAAAAAATGGTAACCGGAATTTATATTTCGGGGCATCCGTTGGATGATTACCGGCTGGAAATTGAAAATTTTACCACCTGTGAACTCGAAAATATCGAAAAATATAAAAATCGCCAGTCCATCAATGTTGCCGGCATGTTGACCAATGCCCGTCACCTCGTCAGTAAAAATGGGAATGGCTGGGGCTTTTTTGAGATAAGTGATTACACCAACAGCGTTGAGTTCAGGCTTTTTGGTAATGATTATCAAAAACACAAACATCTGCTTGAACCGGGCAAGGTGCTGTTTCTCAACGGTAAATTCGAGCAATCGTGGAAAGGGGACGAAATGGAATTTAAAATAAAGGAAATCAGTCTTTTAGAGGGGGTTGCTTCAGATAAAACCGACGCCATCACTATAAAAATTCCTTTGAGTAAGGTGGAGCCGGAACTCATTGATAGCATAGACAAATTATGCAAAACACACAAGGGGAAACACCGCTTGCGCATACAATTGCTGGATTATAACAATAAGATAAGTCTTAAAATGCTCTCTGCCGACAGGAAGGTACTGGCAGACAATGAGTTTATCCAGGAGTTGGCCAGGTTAAAGCTGGATTATAAGTTGAATTAG
- a CDS encoding MFS transporter → MQNKQQALFTFQFFLLCLSTALFSASFNMIIPELPEFLTKLGGAEYKGLIIGLFTLTAGLSRPLSGKLTDNIGRIPVMVFGTLICVSASLFYPFVTTVFAFLLLRLFHGFSTGFKPTASTAYVADIVPAARVGEAMGILGISMNFGASISPPIGSHFAMIWSLDAMFYISSGLALISALILIGLPETKKDKPPFSWSLFKITRHDIYDPSALAPAIVTVFTYSSFGVLLTIVPDQSTYVGLENKGMFFTVFTVASIASRFFAGKTSDIYGPIPVMKIGAVILAIALVIMGLASSPFVLMTGSGILGFAAGMNSPAVFSWAIERCSPAHRGRAMATVYIALEVGIGLGAVVSAWLYHNDYSRFGLTFYTFAGIALLAPLYLQFIYKEENTVYPGRNDPGIHSN, encoded by the coding sequence ATGCAAAATAAGCAACAGGCCCTGTTTACCTTCCAATTCTTTTTGCTGTGCCTGAGCACTGCCCTGTTTTCCGCGAGTTTCAATATGATTATTCCGGAGCTGCCCGAATTTCTGACCAAGCTGGGCGGAGCGGAATACAAAGGGTTGATCATTGGATTGTTCACGCTTACGGCAGGACTTTCGAGACCTTTAAGCGGTAAGTTAACCGACAACATTGGAAGAATTCCCGTCATGGTTTTTGGGACCCTAATTTGCGTTAGCGCCAGCCTTTTTTATCCCTTTGTGACGACGGTTTTTGCTTTTCTGCTTCTAAGGCTTTTTCATGGCTTTTCTACCGGCTTTAAGCCCACGGCATCCACCGCTTATGTGGCGGATATTGTGCCGGCTGCGCGGGTGGGAGAAGCCATGGGGATTTTGGGGATCAGCATGAATTTCGGAGCGTCCATTTCCCCGCCCATCGGAAGTCATTTTGCGATGATCTGGTCTCTGGATGCCATGTTCTATATTTCTTCCGGGCTGGCCCTGATTTCTGCTTTAATACTGATCGGCCTTCCTGAAACGAAAAAAGACAAACCCCCTTTCAGCTGGTCATTATTCAAAATAACCAGACATGACATTTACGATCCTTCGGCCCTCGCCCCTGCCATTGTAACCGTATTTACTTATTCCTCCTTTGGGGTCTTGTTGACCATTGTGCCGGACCAAAGTACTTATGTAGGGTTGGAAAACAAAGGAATGTTTTTCACCGTTTTTACGGTGGCTTCTATTGCCTCCCGTTTTTTTGCAGGAAAAACTTCAGATATATACGGACCTATCCCGGTGATGAAAATCGGAGCAGTCATCCTGGCCATTGCCCTGGTAATCATGGGATTAGCCTCTTCTCCTTTCGTTTTAATGACCGGGTCGGGCATCCTCGGTTTTGCGGCGGGCATGAACTCCCCGGCCGTATTTTCGTGGGCCATAGAACGCTGTAGCCCTGCCCACCGGGGAAGGGCCATGGCTACGGTTTATATTGCGCTGGAAGTGGGTATTGGTTTGGGAGCCGTTGTTTCTGCCTGGTTATACCATAATGATTACAGCCGTTTTGGCCTGACTTTTTATACTTTTGCCGGCATTGCACTGCTTGCACCGCTTTACCTGCAATTTATTTACAAGGAGGAAAATACGGTATACCCCGGCCGAAATGACCCCGGCATCCACTCAAATTGA